Part of the Streptomyces sp. RFCAC02 genome is shown below.
CTGCCCGACACGGCGGCGAAGGCGGCGCTCGCCGAGCTGTGCGACGCCGTGGCGGACCGCACGTCCTGACGGCCCGTCCGTCCGGGGACCGGCGATGCCCCCTCACGGGACCCGGACCCCGGGGGGACGGGCCTCCACCGTCGGGAGTACACGCGGTGCCCCTCACGGTGGATGCGCCCGCGTGCCGGGTCTGGTGCACTGGAGCGTGTCCGGATCGGAAGGCGCAGTGGAGGGGCGAGAGATGGCTGCACGCAAGGGCATCGGCCGGGTGGTCGTGCCGGCGGCACTGGCGGCGGGAGCCGCCGCGGTGGGGGTCGGGGTGTGGCCCGCGCTCGCGGACGAGGGCGGACCCGACCTGCCGGAGGTGACGGCGGAGGAACTGGTCGTCCGTGTCGCCGAGTCGGACACGGCCCGCCTGACGGGCACGGTGCGGATCGACGCCGGCGGTGTCCTGCCGGACGCCGGCGGCATGCTGGAGCGCGCCCTCGGCTCGCTCGACGGCCCCGCCGGGCGGCTCGCGGCGCTGGCGTCGGGGGAGAGCACCCTGCAGGTCGCCGTCGACGGTCCGGAGCGGCAGCGCGTCGCCCTGGAGGACGGCGGGGACGAGCTGGTCGTCATCCACGACGGCCCCGATCTGTGGGTCCACGACACGGCCGGCGACCTCGTGCTGCACGGCGAGGTCCCCGAGGAGGCGGCGGAGGACCGTACGGAGGGCGGCGACCTGTTCCGTGAGCTGACACCGGCCGAGGCGGCGGAGCAACTCCTCGCCGACGCCCGGCAGCACGCCGACGTCACGGTGGACGGCACGGCCAGGGTGGCCGGCCGGGACGCCTACAACCTGCTGGTCGAGCCGCACGGGACCGAGGGCGGCCCCACGGCGGCACGGGTCGCGGTGGACGCGGAGACGGGTGTGCCGCTCGCCGTGACGGTGGAGGGATCCGACGGGCAGTCGTTCGACGTGGCGTTCTCGCGGATCGAGTACAGCGCGCCGGCGGGCAGCGCCTTCGAGTTCACCCCGCCCGAGGACGCCCGGGTGATCGAGCTGGGCGACGACCCGGCGGCGCTCGACGGTCTCCTCACGGACGGCCTGGCGGACGCGGACGGGTTCCTCACCGAGAAGCTGTTCCCCGAGGGGCTGCCCTTCGTCCTGCCGGACGAACTGCCGGAGAGCGTCACCGGCTGACCCGCCCCGCGCTCCTCCGCGCGCCCGGACGGACGCTGCGCCGTCCGGGTGCACCCGGGACGTGCCGGTTCGCCCCGCGCACGCCCGGGTACCCGGGCCGGTGGCCCGGTGGCGCGCGCGGAGGAGTGTGGCGGTGGAGGACTCGACGGACCGGATCGCGGCGCCCTGGGGCGTGCGTACCCCCTACGGACCCGGCACCCCGTGGCCGGCCCGCACCGACACGCACCTGGCCGACGGCGTGGCCCCCGACGCGGTGGAGCGCTGGGTGCAGACCGCCTCGATCCTCCACTCGGACGGCGACGCGATGGACATCGCCGTGCGGGACGGCCGGATCGTCGGCGTCCGCGGCCGCGCCGCCGACCGGGTGAACCGGGGCCGGCTCGGCCCGAAGGACCTCTACGGCTGGCAGGCGAACGGCTCGCGCGACCGCCTGGTGCGCCCCCTCGTGCGGGACGCCACCGGCCGGCTCACCGAGTGCGACTGGGACACGGCGATGGACCGGATCGTCTCCCGCGCCCGGGGGCTGCTGGACGAGCGGGGTCCCGGGTCGATCGGCTTCTACACCTCGGGCCAGCTCTTCCTGGAGGAGTACTACACGCTCGCCGTCATGGCCAGGGCCGGCATCGGCACGAACCACCTCGACGGCAACACCCGCCTGTGCACGTCCACGGCCGCCGAGGCGCTGAAGGAGACGTTCGGCTGCGACGGCCAGCCCGGCAGCTACGAGGACGTGGACC
Proteins encoded:
- a CDS encoding DUF2092 domain-containing protein, which codes for MAARKGIGRVVVPAALAAGAAAVGVGVWPALADEGGPDLPEVTAEELVVRVAESDTARLTGTVRIDAGGVLPDAGGMLERALGSLDGPAGRLAALASGESTLQVAVDGPERQRVALEDGGDELVVIHDGPDLWVHDTAGDLVLHGEVPEEAAEDRTEGGDLFRELTPAEAAEQLLADARQHADVTVDGTARVAGRDAYNLLVEPHGTEGGPTAARVAVDAETGVPLAVTVEGSDGQSFDVAFSRIEYSAPAGSAFEFTPPEDARVIELGDDPAALDGLLTDGLADADGFLTEKLFPEGLPFVLPDELPESVTG